One genomic region from Pirellulales bacterium encodes:
- a CDS encoding sodium:solute symporter family protein, whose product MNFNWLIDGPIVGVYLLATMIAGLAVRKYVGKVEDFLVAGREMNLHLGIASLAATEFGVVTCMYTAQNGFEMGFAGATPGILMALAMFVVGVTGFCIEPLRAAGVMTIPELFENRFGMRIRWASGVVIVLGGVLNMGVFLRTGGEFLVFACGLNVGYLEITMTVLLLGVAVYTVLGGMLSVLVTDYLQFVVMSVGMLAVTVLILANVGWDALVTAVSDRYGPGGFNPFINEKMGVAYVIFNALVALAAMLTWQTNIQRVLAAKDSRTGRRIYSHTSCFFVCRFILPGVWGIAALATLSSETIGGNTLYAMPKFLAVALPTGMCGLLIAAMLAADMSTDSSYMLTWGSVIYNDILAPLRRRQAWSEKFGLLVNRAIVIAIGIFLLIYGLWYPLKGDLWTYLGVTATIYLSSMTVLLIACCYWKHANNWGAAAAIVVGAALPIAYLILEQLPRSESIAKSIGPYYSGIATYALAALAMVVGSLIKPQVVRNPNLEERSS is encoded by the coding sequence ATGAACTTTAACTGGCTGATCGATGGCCCGATCGTCGGCGTTTATCTGCTCGCCACGATGATTGCCGGATTGGCGGTACGGAAGTACGTCGGCAAGGTCGAAGATTTCCTTGTCGCGGGCCGAGAGATGAACTTGCACTTAGGAATTGCTTCGCTGGCAGCCACGGAGTTCGGCGTGGTGACCTGCATGTACACGGCTCAAAACGGCTTCGAAATGGGATTTGCCGGCGCCACTCCGGGAATTCTCATGGCGCTGGCGATGTTTGTTGTCGGAGTCACTGGGTTTTGCATTGAGCCTTTGCGTGCCGCGGGAGTGATGACCATCCCTGAATTATTTGAGAATCGATTTGGGATGCGGATTCGTTGGGCCTCGGGGGTCGTGATTGTCTTGGGCGGGGTGTTGAATATGGGGGTCTTTCTACGGACGGGAGGCGAGTTCCTCGTTTTCGCCTGCGGCCTGAATGTCGGCTATCTCGAAATCACCATGACCGTGCTGCTGTTGGGTGTCGCGGTCTATACAGTGCTGGGCGGGATGCTATCGGTACTCGTGACAGACTACCTGCAATTTGTGGTCATGAGCGTGGGAATGTTGGCAGTCACAGTCCTCATCCTGGCGAATGTCGGGTGGGATGCACTGGTGACAGCGGTGTCCGATCGCTATGGTCCCGGCGGATTCAATCCGTTCATCAACGAGAAGATGGGCGTGGCCTATGTCATATTTAATGCCTTGGTAGCCTTGGCGGCCATGCTCACCTGGCAGACGAACATTCAACGCGTGTTGGCCGCCAAAGATAGCCGCACCGGCCGCCGCATCTATTCCCATACCAGCTGCTTCTTCGTCTGTCGCTTCATACTTCCCGGCGTCTGGGGAATCGCCGCATTGGCAACCTTGAGCAGCGAGACGATCGGCGGCAATACCCTGTATGCGATGCCGAAGTTTTTGGCGGTGGCACTTCCGACCGGCATGTGCGGCTTGCTCATCGCCGCCATGCTGGCAGCAGATATGTCCACCGACTCGTCGTACATGTTGACGTGGGGGAGCGTCATCTATAACGATATCCTGGCCCCATTGCGCCGGCGGCAAGCCTGGTCGGAAAAGTTCGGGCTGTTGGTAAATCGTGCCATCGTGATCGCGATCGGAATTTTCCTCCTCATCTACGGCCTTTGGTATCCACTCAAGGGAGACTTGTGGACGTATCTGGGAGTCACTGCCACGATCTATTTGTCGAGCATGACGGTGCTCTTGATCGCCTGCTGCTATTGGAAGCATGCGAATAACTGGGGTGCTGCCGCCGCCATTGTCGTCGGCGCGGCATTGCCGATCGCATACCTGATTCTTGAACAACTGCCGCGCTCCGAATCCATCGCCAAGTCGATCGGCCCGTACTATTCCGGCATTGCAACCTACGCGCTGGCCGCCTTGGCGATGGTGGTTGGCTCGCTTATCAAACCGCAGGTGGTTCGAAATCCCAACCTTGAGGAGAGATCATCATGA
- a CDS encoding metal-dependent hydrolase gives MSELTWLGHSCWSIATGKHTILVDPFLDDSPTAPVKSGDVAADFILITHGHFDHIADAVKIAKRTGATVASNFEISEWLGKQAVGNCVGMNLGGATNLPFGRLKLTIAYHSSVLPDGTYGGNPAGFLLTLSDAKIYIAGDTALFTDMQHYGRDGLDLAILPIGDLFTMGPEDSIEAVKLLNPKRVAPCHYNTWPPIAQDAGKWAEMVRSQTSATPEVLQPGGKFKI, from the coding sequence ATGTCTGAACTCACCTGGCTTGGCCATTCGTGCTGGTCGATCGCGACCGGCAAACACACGATTCTCGTCGATCCGTTTTTGGATGATTCGCCTACTGCGCCGGTCAAATCGGGTGATGTCGCCGCCGATTTCATCTTGATTACGCATGGCCATTTCGATCACATTGCCGATGCGGTGAAGATCGCCAAGCGCACGGGTGCGACGGTGGCCAGCAACTTTGAAATCTCTGAGTGGCTCGGCAAGCAAGCCGTCGGCAACTGTGTCGGCATGAATCTCGGCGGTGCAACGAACCTGCCCTTCGGCCGCTTGAAGCTGACGATTGCCTATCATAGTTCCGTCTTGCCCGACGGCACGTACGGCGGCAACCCAGCGGGATTCCTGTTGACGCTTTCGGACGCGAAGATCTACATCGCCGGCGATACAGCGCTGTTCACCGACATGCAGCATTATGGCCGCGACGGCCTCGACCTGGCAATTCTGCCGATTGGCGACCTGTTTACGATGGGGCCGGAAGATTCGATCGAAGCAGTGAAGTTGCTCAATCCGAAACGCGTCGCGCCATGCCACTACAACACGTGGCCGCCGATTGCGCAAGACGCCGGCAAATGGGCCGAAATGGTTCGCTCGCAAACTTCGGCAACGCCGGAAGTATTGCAGCCGGGCGGGAAGTTCAAAATTTAG
- a CDS encoding Rieske 2Fe-2S domain-containing protein, producing MPEFVTVAKVGSIPEGQGITVPVGERLVAVFNSGGQFMAIDDTCPHMGASLGAGDVYDGIVTCPWHAWRFKTCDGTWCDSPKIKIDSFEVRVEGDEIQVATEPRPRK from the coding sequence ATGCCTGAGTTCGTCACCGTCGCGAAAGTCGGCTCCATCCCCGAAGGCCAAGGCATCACCGTCCCCGTCGGCGAGCGGCTCGTGGCCGTGTTCAATTCCGGCGGCCAGTTCATGGCCATTGATGACACATGTCCGCACATGGGGGCATCGCTGGGAGCAGGGGATGTTTACGACGGCATTGTAACCTGCCCCTGGCACGCCTGGCGGTTCAAGACCTGCGATGGCACTTGGTGTGACAGCCCGAAGATCAAGATCGACAGCTTCGAGGTCCGCGTCGAAGGAGACGAGATTCAAGTGGCGACCGAGCCGCGGCCGAGGAAGTAG
- a CDS encoding gamma-glutamyl-gamma-aminobutyrate hydrolase family protein (Members of this family of hydrolases with an active site Cys residue belong to MEROPS family C26.): protein MKPALIIRHVPHEGPGTIGDALDRREVPYKMLDAFHERRPTFDASQYSGLVVMGGPMNVDETDAFPFLADEVKWIQTAIERKMPVLGVCLGSQLLAKALGSRVYKNRIKEIGWYDLELLPAAADDPLFRGIASPMTVFHWHGDTFDLPSGAVQLSRSPQCENQAFRYGSNAFGLQFHLEVTKTIVDEWLCETGNCCELGGLDYIDPVAIQNQTPLQLPNMAAVGDKVFDRFAELCKLPR from the coding sequence ATGAAACCCGCCCTTATCATTCGCCATGTCCCGCACGAAGGCCCCGGCACGATCGGCGACGCGCTCGACCGCCGCGAAGTGCCATACAAAATGCTCGACGCCTTTCACGAGCGGCGGCCAACGTTCGACGCGAGCCAATACAGCGGCCTCGTCGTCATGGGCGGGCCGATGAACGTCGATGAGACCGACGCGTTTCCGTTTCTGGCCGATGAAGTGAAGTGGATTCAAACGGCGATCGAACGAAAAATGCCGGTGCTCGGCGTCTGCCTCGGTTCGCAGTTGCTCGCCAAAGCCCTCGGCTCGCGCGTTTACAAAAACCGAATCAAAGAAATCGGCTGGTACGATTTGGAACTGCTCCCTGCCGCAGCCGACGATCCACTGTTTCGCGGTATCGCTTCGCCGATGACCGTTTTCCACTGGCACGGCGACACGTTCGATTTGCCGAGTGGCGCCGTGCAACTTTCTCGCAGTCCGCAATGTGAAAACCAGGCATTCCGCTACGGGTCGAACGCCTTCGGCCTGCAATTCCACCTGGAAGTGACAAAGACCATTGTCGACGAATGGCTCTGCGAAACCGGCAACTGCTGCGAACTTGGCGGCCTCGATTACATCGACCCGGTCGCGATCCAAAATCAAACCCCGCTGCAGCTTCCCAATATGGCGGCGGTCGGAGATAAAGTGTTCGATCGCTTCGCGGAACTTTGCAAACTCCCGAGGTGA
- a CDS encoding TIGR01212 family radical SAM protein (This family includes YhcC from E. coli K-12, an uncharacterized radical SAM protein.) yields the protein MKEDAAEEAIKSADAEVLGFRVQDSGRVAEVGSQKSPEAENGRIGEWAICAPKHLSTPRSPLLPFHAWRAASLRYHAYNFYLRQKFHARVQKVSIDAGFTCPNVDGTVAKGGCTFCDNRSFSPSRRSPRMSPKDVQGQISEGIRRLKWRYDCDQFIAYFQPATNTYAPVEKLRPLYQAAIEHPKVVGLAVGTRPDCVPDDVLDLLEELAGQTYLSVEYGLQTIHNRSLDWMNRGHHHDSMLDAVARSRGRGFEICAHVILGLPGETHDDMLATAREVARLRLDSVKLHNLYVVKDTPLAEQLDRGEVRMLERGEYIQVLVDFLELLPPEMIVERISGDAPPDYFVAPTWCLDKPAIRAALDRELARRDTWQGKKSQSA from the coding sequence ATGAAGGAGGATGCTGCGGAAGAGGCGATAAAATCGGCTGACGCGGAAGTTTTGGGGTTCAGGGTTCAGGATTCAGGGCGGGTGGCGGAAGTCGGCAGTCAGAAATCGCCCGAAGCGGAAAACGGGAGAATCGGAGAATGGGCGATTTGCGCACCCAAGCATCTCTCTACCCCCCGTTCTCCCCTGCTCCCATTCCACGCCTGGCGCGCTGCGAGTCTGCGTTATCACGCTTACAATTTCTACTTACGGCAAAAGTTTCACGCCCGAGTTCAGAAGGTGAGCATTGATGCGGGTTTCACCTGCCCGAACGTCGATGGCACGGTCGCCAAAGGAGGCTGCACATTTTGCGACAATCGCAGCTTCAGCCCCAGCCGGCGCTCGCCACGGATGTCTCCTAAGGACGTACAGGGGCAGATTTCTGAGGGCATTCGGCGGCTGAAATGGCGATACGACTGCGACCAATTTATTGCCTACTTTCAGCCGGCGACAAACACCTACGCCCCGGTCGAAAAGCTTCGACCGCTCTATCAGGCGGCAATCGAGCATCCGAAAGTCGTCGGACTGGCGGTTGGTACGCGGCCTGATTGCGTGCCGGACGATGTCCTCGACCTGCTCGAAGAACTCGCCGGGCAAACGTACTTGTCGGTCGAATACGGCCTGCAAACGATTCACAATCGCTCGCTCGACTGGATGAACCGCGGTCATCACCACGACTCAATGCTCGACGCGGTCGCGCGCAGCCGCGGACGAGGATTTGAGATTTGCGCGCATGTCATCCTTGGCCTGCCCGGCGAAACCCACGACGATATGCTCGCGACCGCCCGCGAGGTGGCACGCCTGCGGCTCGATTCGGTCAAACTGCACAACTTGTACGTCGTGAAAGATACGCCGCTGGCCGAGCAACTCGACCGCGGCGAAGTCCGTATGCTGGAGCGGGGCGAGTACATCCAAGTCCTCGTCGATTTCCTGGAACTTCTGCCGCCGGAAATGATCGTCGAACGCATCAGCGGCGACGCCCCGCCCGATTATTTCGTCGCACCGACGTGGTGCCTTGATAAGCCGGCAATTCGCGCGGCGCTCGATCGCGAACTGGCGCGCCGTGATACGTGGCAGGGAAAGAAATCTCAAAGCGCATGA
- a CDS encoding FHA domain-containing protein: MFGELLPIGGGDPIPLLKKSLLVGRRESCDIVLRFANVSAHHCQLSLNDGYWYARDAGSRNGIKVNGIRCQEKLLQPGDTLSVAKHDYEVSYSPNELGAIGPPPEDTVNAPQRIFGRSLLEAAGLAKPGLKFADEGKHRYDVFNNDAGQIRDPNKPT; encoded by the coding sequence ATGTTTGGAGAATTGCTTCCCATCGGGGGCGGCGATCCGATCCCGCTCCTTAAGAAGAGCCTGCTCGTAGGCCGTCGCGAAAGCTGTGACATTGTGCTGCGGTTCGCCAATGTTTCCGCCCATCATTGCCAACTGTCGCTGAATGACGGCTATTGGTACGCCAGGGATGCCGGCAGCCGCAATGGCATAAAGGTCAACGGGATCCGTTGCCAAGAAAAGTTGTTGCAGCCCGGCGATACGTTGTCGGTCGCCAAGCACGACTACGAGGTGTCGTACTCTCCGAACGAACTAGGAGCGATCGGCCCGCCGCCAGAAGACACCGTTAACGCGCCGCAGCGAATTTTTGGGCGGTCACTGCTCGAAGCCGCTGGCTTGGCCAAACCAGGGCTGAAATTTGCCGACGAGGGCAAACACCGTTACGATGTGTTCAATAACGACGCCGGGCAGATTCGCGACCCAAATAAGCCGACCTAA
- the rsgA gene encoding ribosome small subunit-dependent GTPase A — translation MSKDKRKIRADFRKNRNVRQRGGDLTRRFDRGNTDELDDAVRSERISGKGELTRRRIVVGAEIESNAAGFSVSPAVDLSACRRGRVLSVHGLLSVVETETRTYFRCATRRLLRTLSTEQRHVVAAGDVVWFRAADLKAIGAVTLGGELPEGMIERIEPRRSVLSRTVRNRQHVIVTNVDQLVIVASAAEPRIKPGLIDRYLVSAEKGRLRPIVCINKVDLVDRADLMPLVGVFSRMGYTVVLASATAGFGIEPLRKVLHGHASVVVGQSGVGKSSLLNAIEPGLGLRVREVSEETQKGKHTTTAAQLLPLASGQGYVVDTPGIRQFQLWDVIPAEVVGYFRDIRPLINHCQFTNCTHRHEADCAVKDAVADGWLDARRYESYCQLFEGDME, via the coding sequence ATGTCGAAGGACAAGCGTAAAATTCGGGCCGACTTTCGCAAGAACCGCAACGTTCGGCAGCGTGGCGGGGATCTCACTCGGCGTTTCGATCGAGGCAACACCGATGAACTGGACGACGCCGTCCGCAGCGAGCGAATCAGCGGCAAAGGGGAATTGACCCGGCGGCGGATCGTGGTTGGAGCCGAAATCGAGTCCAACGCAGCCGGGTTTTCCGTCTCTCCCGCGGTTGATCTTTCCGCTTGTCGTCGCGGCCGAGTGCTCAGCGTACACGGCTTGCTCAGTGTCGTGGAAACCGAGACGCGAACGTATTTTCGCTGTGCCACGCGACGGCTACTGAGAACGTTATCGACCGAGCAGCGACATGTGGTGGCCGCCGGCGACGTCGTTTGGTTTCGCGCTGCCGACTTGAAGGCAATCGGCGCCGTTACTCTCGGCGGCGAATTGCCGGAGGGGATGATTGAACGCATTGAGCCGCGGCGGTCAGTTCTCAGCCGAACGGTGCGAAATCGGCAGCATGTCATCGTTACCAACGTCGATCAACTCGTGATCGTCGCCAGCGCCGCGGAACCTCGAATCAAGCCGGGCCTGATCGATCGCTACTTGGTCAGCGCCGAAAAAGGTCGACTGCGTCCAATTGTTTGTATCAATAAAGTCGATCTCGTGGACCGCGCGGATTTGATGCCGCTCGTCGGCGTTTTTAGTCGCATGGGTTACACCGTGGTGCTAGCATCCGCGACGGCTGGATTTGGCATTGAACCGCTCAGAAAAGTCCTGCATGGGCACGCGAGCGTCGTCGTCGGTCAAAGCGGCGTGGGAAAATCGTCGCTGCTCAACGCCATCGAACCTGGACTCGGCCTGCGGGTGAGGGAAGTCAGCGAAGAAACTCAGAAAGGCAAGCACACGACGACTGCCGCCCAGCTATTGCCCTTAGCAAGCGGCCAAGGATACGTCGTCGATACTCCGGGCATCCGGCAATTTCAACTCTGGGACGTGATCCCTGCCGAGGTCGTCGGCTATTTTCGCGACATCCGCCCGCTGATCAACCATTGCCAATTCACCAATTGCACCCACCGGCATGAGGCCGATTGCGCCGTCAAAGACGCGGTGGCCGACGGCTGGTTGGACGCCCGGCGGTATGAAAGCTATTGCCAGCTTTTTGAAGGGGACATGGAGTGA
- the hflX gene encoding GTPase HflX, with protein sequence MKDLQRTDSVDREAAFLVGVLMNGRSTEEHPLEELEGLAETAGARVVGTLTQRREAPDVTTYLGSGKAEELQRLAVASDSDVVIFDNDLTPAQTRNLEKIVGLKVLDRTELILDIFATRAKTYEARLAVELAQLQYSLPRLKRMWTHLERIKHGIGMRGPGEKQLEVDRRLVEKRIHDLSLELKQIHRRKERQVQARNDRMTVSLIGYTNAGKSTLMNALTDAHVLAEDKLFATLDTRTRRWQLPGWGPVLLSDTVGFIRNLPHDLIASFKATLEEARQADLLLHVADASSPIAVEQISAVYRVLEELGIEAKDTLLAINKIDAVQDRGQVESLRARYPNAVPISARRRIGLDQLTDAVSRALSHNFLDVDVETGVENGRLLSYLAAHGEVLSRRYHDSRVVVHCRISQRNLGRLHDESAIVRPHFNGNGQVNENGHAALNGDGVVAFTRHD encoded by the coding sequence GTGAAAGACCTACAGCGCACGGACAGTGTCGACCGTGAAGCGGCGTTTCTCGTCGGCGTCCTCATGAACGGGCGCTCAACCGAGGAGCATCCCCTGGAAGAACTCGAAGGCTTGGCCGAAACAGCCGGAGCCCGCGTGGTCGGAACACTTACCCAGCGCCGCGAAGCGCCGGATGTGACCACCTACCTCGGCAGCGGCAAAGCCGAAGAATTGCAACGACTGGCGGTCGCGTCGGACTCCGACGTGGTGATCTTCGATAACGATCTCACCCCGGCCCAAACCCGCAATCTCGAAAAAATCGTTGGTCTCAAAGTTCTTGACCGTACGGAACTGATTCTCGACATCTTCGCCACGCGAGCGAAAACGTACGAAGCGCGTCTGGCGGTCGAACTTGCGCAATTGCAATACTCGTTGCCGCGGCTCAAACGCATGTGGACACATCTGGAACGGATCAAGCACGGCATCGGCATGCGCGGCCCTGGCGAGAAACAACTCGAAGTCGACCGCCGATTGGTTGAAAAACGGATCCACGACCTCAGCCTGGAACTCAAGCAAATCCACCGCCGCAAAGAACGCCAAGTACAGGCGCGAAACGATCGCATGACCGTTTCGCTCATCGGCTACACCAACGCCGGCAAGAGCACTCTCATGAATGCTCTTACCGACGCTCACGTATTGGCCGAAGACAAGCTATTCGCCACGCTCGATACGCGGACCCGCCGCTGGCAATTGCCCGGCTGGGGGCCGGTGCTCTTGAGCGACACGGTCGGTTTTATTCGCAACTTGCCGCACGATTTGATCGCCAGCTTCAAGGCGACGCTTGAAGAAGCTCGTCAAGCCGACCTGCTGCTGCACGTGGCCGATGCCAGTAGTCCGATTGCGGTGGAACAAATTTCCGCGGTCTACCGGGTGCTTGAAGAACTTGGCATTGAAGCCAAAGATACGCTGCTTGCGATAAACAAGATCGATGCTGTCCAGGATCGCGGCCAAGTCGAGTCGCTCCGCGCCCGCTACCCTAACGCGGTGCCGATTAGCGCCCGTCGCCGGATCGGGCTGGATCAGTTGACGGATGCCGTCAGCCGCGCACTCAGCCACAATTTTCTGGACGTAGATGTGGAAACGGGGGTCGAAAATGGCCGCTTGCTGTCGTATCTGGCGGCTCACGGAGAAGTGCTTTCACGGCGATACCACGACTCGCGCGTCGTGGTTCATTGCCGCATCTCACAGCGAAATCTGGGTCGCTTGCACGACGAATCTGCGATTGTACGGCCCCATTTCAACGGGAACGGGCAGGTGAATGAAAACGGCCATGCGGCGCTGAATGGCGACGGCGTAGTGGCGTTTACCAGACACGACTGA
- a CDS encoding SDR family NAD(P)-dependent oxidoreductase codes for MARTLTGARAIVTGASSGLGREIALELGRKRSHVVLVARREERLLEVAVEIVQWGGKAEIVAGDVTSPTIRQTAIDAAQAAFGGLDILINNAGVGAIGRFVDADEERMRRIMEINFFAPVELTRIALPLLQAGRNPIVVNIGSILGHRATPHDSEYCASKFALRGWSQTLQAELRLLGIDVLLVSPGSTRTEFWNNLLEQKGSVPWSRDGAMSAQRVAYNIVKAIRHGRRWELVPGLRSKFFVLSSRLFPRIVDRIMRRYA; via the coding sequence ATGGCACGAACTCTCACCGGTGCCCGCGCGATTGTCACTGGAGCCTCCAGTGGACTTGGGCGAGAGATCGCCTTGGAGCTTGGCCGAAAAAGGTCACATGTCGTACTTGTCGCACGCCGCGAAGAGCGGCTACTCGAAGTCGCCGTGGAAATTGTGCAATGGGGCGGGAAAGCCGAGATTGTTGCGGGCGATGTCACAAGCCCTACGATTCGTCAGACCGCGATCGACGCAGCGCAAGCGGCCTTTGGCGGCCTCGATATTCTCATCAATAATGCCGGTGTCGGCGCAATCGGCCGATTTGTCGATGCCGACGAGGAGCGGATGCGCCGCATCATGGAAATCAACTTTTTCGCGCCGGTCGAACTGACTCGAATAGCATTACCGCTACTCCAAGCCGGTCGAAACCCGATCGTCGTCAACATCGGCTCAATTCTCGGCCACCGCGCGACGCCGCACGATAGCGAATATTGCGCAAGCAAATTCGCTCTGCGCGGATGGTCGCAAACCCTACAGGCCGAACTGCGTCTGCTAGGGATTGACGTGCTGCTGGTAAGCCCCGGCTCGACGCGGACTGAGTTTTGGAACAATTTATTGGAGCAAAAAGGCTCAGTGCCTTGGAGTCGCGATGGTGCCATGTCGGCCCAACGCGTTGCATACAACATTGTCAAAGCCATCCGCCACGGCCGCCGCTGGGAGCTGGTTCCTGGCTTGCGGAGCAAATTCTTTGTGCTGTCCAGTCGCCTGTTTCCACGAATTGTGGACCGAATCATGCGTCG